In a single window of the Anaerocolumna cellulosilytica genome:
- the cas2 gene encoding CRISPR-associated endonuclease Cas2, producing MLVLITYDVNTESEGGKKRLRKVAKQCVNYGHRVQNSVFECMLDTTQLRQLRGILEGIIDVEKDSLRYYLLGKNYKDKVIHVGVKESLNLDAPLIL from the coding sequence ATGCTTGTACTCATTACATATGATGTAAATACGGAAAGTGAAGGCGGGAAAAAGCGCTTACGGAAAGTTGCAAAACAATGTGTTAATTACGGACATCGGGTTCAAAATTCTGTATTTGAATGTATGCTGGATACAACACAATTGAGGCAATTACGTGGAATTTTAGAAGGTATCATTGATGTTGAAAAGGATAGCCTAAGGTACTATTTGCTTGGGAAAAATTATAAAGATAAGGTGATTCATGTTGGAGTGAAAGAAAGTTTGAACTTAGATGCGCCATTAATTCTTTGA
- the cas7c gene encoding type I-C CRISPR-associated protein Cas7/Csd2, protein MSVLQNKIDFVAVITCKNANPNGDPLNGNLPRKTYKGLGEITDVCLKRKIRNRLLDMGEAIFVQSDDKNVDGYTSLHDRADSNRELKAAEKAKDKVAYAKAACNAWADVRSFGQVFAFKAEKGGGVSVGVRGPVSIQPAFSVETVDITSTQITKSVNSESKDKKGSDTMGMKHRVDFGVYLLKGSINVQLAELTGFTTEDANHIKEAIRTLFMNDSSSARPEGSMNVEKLYWFEHNNKLGQYSAAKVHDLVKVKYIAEPGKSKDTLKDDYMISLDKLEGLSCEEYDGI, encoded by the coding sequence ATGTCAGTATTGCAAAATAAAATTGATTTCGTAGCTGTGATAACTTGTAAAAATGCTAATCCAAACGGAGATCCACTCAATGGAAATCTTCCAAGAAAAACATATAAGGGATTGGGTGAAATAACGGATGTTTGTCTTAAAAGAAAGATCAGAAACCGTTTACTGGATATGGGAGAAGCAATTTTTGTACAGTCGGATGATAAGAATGTGGATGGTTATACCAGCCTTCATGACAGGGCAGACAGCAATCGTGAGTTAAAGGCAGCGGAGAAAGCAAAAGATAAGGTGGCATATGCGAAAGCAGCTTGCAACGCATGGGCGGATGTGCGGAGCTTTGGACAGGTGTTTGCATTTAAAGCAGAGAAAGGCGGCGGTGTTTCGGTAGGAGTGAGGGGACCCGTATCCATTCAACCCGCCTTTAGTGTTGAAACAGTAGACATCACAAGTACACAGATTACAAAGAGCGTTAACAGCGAATCAAAGGACAAAAAGGGTTCAGATACTATGGGAATGAAACATAGAGTTGATTTTGGCGTGTATTTATTAAAAGGCAGTATTAATGTCCAATTGGCAGAATTAACTGGTTTTACAACCGAAGATGCAAATCATATAAAAGAAGCAATTCGTACCTTATTTATGAATGACAGTTCTTCTGCCAGACCAGAAGGTTCTATGAATGTTGAAAAGTTGTACTGGTTTGAACATAATAATAAATTGGGACAATATTCAGCAGCAAAAGTACACGATTTGGTAAAGGTTAAGTACATAGCAGAACCAGGAAAATCGAAAGATACATTAAAAGATGATTATATGATATCTCTTGATAAGCTGGAAGGACTTTCCTGTGAAGAATATGACGGAATATAA
- the cas5c gene encoding type I-C CRISPR-associated protein Cas5c, whose translation MENAITYQVYGRYALFTDPITRIGGEKTSLFVPTYQALVGVTESIYWKPSIKWRIEKIRILNPIRTESKGIRPIKYGGGNDLSYATYLSDVSYIVKAHFEWNENRKDLAQDFIEHKHFFIAKRCIEKGGRRDIWLGTRECAAYVVPCDFDQEQGYYDNYGEMDFGMQFHSFSYPDENGEGILYARFWKPKMVNGVIEFCKPEECSITKKIHKMNKKTFTEGINFSGLKEPGLLHGDQGGNL comes from the coding sequence TTGGAGAATGCAATTACCTATCAAGTATATGGAAGATATGCCCTCTTTACAGATCCGATTACAAGAATAGGCGGAGAGAAAACTTCTTTGTTTGTACCAACGTATCAGGCACTCGTAGGCGTAACGGAAAGCATTTATTGGAAGCCTTCAATCAAATGGCGGATTGAAAAAATCCGAATTTTGAATCCCATTCGAACAGAGTCCAAAGGAATAAGGCCAATTAAGTATGGAGGAGGCAATGATTTAAGCTATGCCACATACCTTAGTGATGTATCTTACATAGTGAAAGCGCACTTTGAATGGAATGAGAATCGAAAGGATCTGGCGCAGGATTTTATAGAACACAAACACTTTTTCATAGCAAAACGCTGTATTGAAAAGGGCGGAAGACGTGATATTTGGCTTGGGACCAGGGAGTGTGCGGCATATGTGGTGCCTTGTGACTTTGATCAGGAGCAGGGATATTATGATAACTACGGTGAAATGGATTTTGGTATGCAATTTCATAGTTTTTCTTATCCCGATGAGAATGGAGAAGGCATACTTTATGCTAGGTTTTGGAAACCTAAAATGGTCAACGGAGTAATTGAATTTTGCAAGCCGGAAGAGTGCAGTATCACAAAGAAAATTCATAAAATGAATAAAAAAACCTTTACAGAAGGAATCAATTTTTCCGGATTAAAGGAACCGGGACTTTTACATGGCGATCAGGGAGGAAATCTATGA
- a CDS encoding AraC family transcriptional regulator has translation MNCIVFEEEMEGITIDRIVRDYEFTMPIRHFHNEFEVYYLLKGERYYFIGNRTYLVKQGSLVFVDTNQIHKTGLAGASYHDRILIMMNKYQMLPIAKLAGISLTQFFSENYGVVELKEVEQKNVESLLFQVMDEIKEKAEGYEFIVRAKLIELIMNALRYKNQEQIVDKGTTAQTAKHRKVHEVVDYINQNYTSNQSLMELAERFYVSKYYLSRIFKEVTGFTVMEYIHVLRIREGKKLLTDSDYKVTEIAERLGFESITYFEKVFKKYSEVSPIKYRKQKDKRKS, from the coding sequence TTGAACTGTATTGTATTTGAAGAAGAGATGGAGGGTATTACCATAGACCGAATTGTCAGAGACTATGAATTTACTATGCCCATCAGACATTTTCATAATGAATTTGAAGTGTACTATCTTTTAAAAGGAGAGAGGTATTATTTTATTGGCAACAGAACTTATCTTGTGAAGCAGGGAAGTCTTGTTTTTGTAGATACCAATCAAATACACAAGACCGGTCTTGCAGGAGCATCTTATCATGACCGTATATTGATTATGATGAATAAATACCAGATGTTGCCCATAGCGAAATTGGCAGGAATCTCTTTGACACAGTTTTTTTCAGAGAATTACGGTGTTGTAGAGCTTAAGGAAGTAGAACAAAAAAATGTGGAAAGCCTTTTGTTTCAGGTAATGGATGAGATAAAAGAAAAAGCAGAGGGATATGAATTCATTGTACGTGCAAAATTGATAGAACTGATTATGAATGCTCTAAGGTACAAAAATCAAGAGCAGATTGTAGATAAGGGTACTACGGCTCAGACTGCAAAACACAGAAAGGTTCATGAGGTTGTTGATTATATAAACCAGAATTATACAAGTAATCAATCCCTAATGGAACTGGCAGAGCGTTTTTATGTGAGTAAATATTACTTAAGCCGAATATTTAAAGAAGTAACTGGCTTTACCGTTATGGAATATATTCATGTTCTGCGTATAAGGGAAGGAAAGAAGTTGCTAACCGACAGTGACTATAAAGTAACGGAAATTGCAGAACGACTAGGTTTTGAAAGTATAACTTATTTTGAGAAGGTATTTAAAAAATATTCAGAAGTATCTCCAATAAAATATAGAAAACAGAAGGATAAGAGAAAGTCATGA
- the cas1c gene encoding type I-C CRISPR-associated endonuclease Cas1c, protein MKRLLNTLYISNPESYLSLDGENVVVRRDEKEVGRVPLHNIDGIVSMGFAGTSPRLMGYCAEKNISLTFLSTSGRFLATICGESKGNVILRKEQYRISDNKEQSLRIAKNMILGKVYNSKWVLERTIRDYSLRLNTEILKEKSEYLTASIKSIQQATAMDQLRGMEGEAASVYFSVFDTMILQQKDKFQFDKRNRRPPLDKVNALLSFTYTLLVSMCKSALETVGLDAYVGFMHTDRPGRASLALDLMEELRSVLADRFVLTLINKKMIHASGFYQKENGAVIMEDETRKTVIFAWQSKKQEEIVHPFLKEKIEWGMVPYVQALLLARYVRGDLDAYPPFLWK, encoded by the coding sequence ATGAAGCGATTATTGAACACACTATATATATCAAACCCGGAATCTTATCTTTCTTTAGATGGAGAAAATGTTGTAGTTAGGCGAGATGAGAAAGAGGTAGGAAGGGTCCCCTTACATAATATTGATGGAATTGTGAGTATGGGCTTTGCCGGGACAAGTCCAAGACTTATGGGATACTGTGCCGAGAAAAATATTTCTCTTACGTTTTTATCGACAAGCGGAAGATTCCTTGCCACTATTTGTGGAGAATCAAAAGGAAATGTAATATTGAGGAAAGAACAATATAGAATTTCTGATAATAAGGAACAGTCGTTACGTATTGCAAAAAACATGATACTTGGAAAGGTATATAACAGTAAGTGGGTACTAGAACGTACCATCCGTGACTATTCATTACGACTGAATACAGAGATATTAAAGGAAAAAAGTGAATACCTTACTGCTTCCATCAAGAGTATTCAACAAGCCACGGCTATGGACCAGTTGCGTGGGATGGAGGGGGAGGCAGCATCGGTTTACTTTTCTGTATTTGATACCATGATTCTGCAGCAAAAGGATAAATTTCAGTTTGACAAGCGTAACAGAAGACCACCTCTTGATAAAGTAAATGCCTTATTATCGTTTACCTATACGCTGTTAGTGTCTATGTGCAAATCAGCCTTAGAAACGGTCGGATTAGATGCATATGTTGGCTTTATGCATACCGACCGTCCGGGGAGAGCCTCTTTGGCACTTGATCTTATGGAAGAATTGCGTTCGGTTTTAGCAGACCGTTTTGTACTTACCTTGATTAATAAGAAAATGATACATGCCAGTGGATTTTATCAAAAGGAGAATGGTGCAGTAATCATGGAGGATGAAACACGTAAAACGGTGATTTTTGCGTGGCAGTCTAAGAAACAAGAGGAAATCGTGCACCCATTTTTAAAAGAAAAAATTGAATGGGGAATGGTACCTTATGTTCAAGCTTTGCTCTTAGCTCGATACGTGAGGGGTGATCTAGATGCGTACCCTCCGTTTTTATGGAAGTAG
- a CDS encoding DMT family transporter, which produces MLIIYLLLSMLSGVTLVIARIINSNLAARIGTYQGTLVNYIVGLFFSLLFFLINKEAVDLSYVHVSSIPFWAYLGGLGGVIIIVASNYLTPKISAFYLTLLLFVGQLFVGIIIDYLLLQEFSTGKLIGGILVALGLTYNLFLDKKTTLKTE; this is translated from the coding sequence ATGTTAATTATTTATTTGCTATTATCCATGTTATCAGGTGTGACTCTTGTAATTGCCAGAATTATCAATTCGAATCTGGCTGCAAGAATCGGTACTTATCAGGGAACCTTAGTGAATTACATTGTTGGATTATTTTTTTCTCTATTGTTCTTTTTAATCAATAAAGAAGCAGTGGACTTATCCTATGTTCATGTAAGCTCTATTCCTTTTTGGGCTTATCTAGGAGGGCTTGGCGGTGTTATTATTATTGTGGCATCTAATTATTTAACTCCTAAGATTTCAGCTTTTTATCTTACTCTGTTGCTTTTTGTTGGTCAGCTTTTTGTTGGTATCATTATTGATTATCTTCTACTACAAGAGTTTTCGACCGGAAAACTAATTGGTGGTATTTTAGTTGCCTTAGGACTAACCTATAATCTCTTCCTTGATAAAAAGACTACTCTGAAAACCGAATAA
- a CDS encoding family 4 glycosyl hydrolase: MIYKDNKVSDLKIAYIGGGSRGWAWTFMTDLSMEPALSGTIRLYDIDNEAAKNNEIIGNSLTNRSDTVGKWDYTTVSNLKEALTDIDFVIISILPGTFDEMASDVHLPERLGIYQSVGDTAGPGGLVRGLRTIPMFVEIAEAVKDYAPNAWVINYTNPMSVCVKTLYHVFPAIKAFGCCHEVFGTQKVLKGILESSLKLSEVNRSDIHVNVLGINHFTWFDSASYKGIDLFPIYKDYIAKNYEEGYHEADKNWANSTFSCAHRVKFDLFNRYGLIAAAGDRHLAEFMPGDEYLKNPETVTSWKFGLTTVDWRKKDLEERLAKSKRLAAGEETVELKPSGEEGILLIKALCGLERVISNVNIPNTDKQISNLPESAIVETNAVFERDRVRPIQAGEIPENILSLVKPHVDNHELILEAAISINKEKALEAFLNDPLIKNQCTKEEASKLLDDMIKNTLTYLPSEWAEQV; encoded by the coding sequence ATGATTTACAAAGATAACAAAGTATCAGACTTAAAAATTGCCTATATTGGCGGCGGTTCCAGAGGCTGGGCATGGACCTTTATGACAGATTTATCTATGGAGCCTGCTTTAAGTGGTACAATCAGATTATACGACATTGACAATGAAGCTGCTAAAAATAACGAGATTATCGGTAACTCTTTAACCAATCGTAGTGACACCGTTGGAAAATGGGACTATACAACCGTTTCCAATTTAAAAGAGGCTTTAACGGATATTGATTTTGTTATAATTTCAATTTTACCCGGTACATTTGATGAAATGGCATCGGATGTACATTTACCGGAACGCTTAGGTATTTATCAGTCCGTTGGTGATACAGCAGGTCCGGGGGGACTGGTTCGAGGTTTACGAACAATTCCTATGTTTGTTGAAATTGCGGAAGCAGTTAAGGACTATGCTCCTAATGCATGGGTTATTAACTATACCAATCCAATGAGCGTTTGTGTTAAGACCTTATATCATGTATTTCCTGCCATTAAAGCGTTTGGCTGCTGCCATGAAGTATTTGGTACCCAAAAAGTATTAAAAGGTATTTTAGAAAGCTCTCTCAAACTTTCGGAGGTCAACCGAAGTGACATTCATGTTAATGTGCTTGGTATTAACCACTTTACCTGGTTTGACAGTGCTTCCTATAAAGGTATTGATTTATTTCCAATCTATAAAGATTATATTGCTAAAAACTATGAAGAGGGTTATCATGAAGCAGATAAAAATTGGGCAAATTCAACATTTTCCTGTGCACATCGTGTAAAGTTTGATTTATTTAATCGCTACGGCTTAATAGCAGCTGCCGGTGACAGGCATCTTGCCGAGTTTATGCCCGGTGATGAATATCTAAAAAATCCTGAAACCGTAACCTCCTGGAAATTCGGACTTACAACCGTTGACTGGAGAAAGAAGGATTTAGAAGAACGTTTGGCAAAAAGCAAACGTCTGGCTGCCGGTGAAGAAACCGTAGAATTAAAACCTTCCGGAGAAGAAGGCATCCTGCTTATTAAAGCATTATGCGGTTTGGAGCGGGTAATTAGCAACGTTAACATTCCTAACACCGATAAACAGATAAGTAACCTGCCAGAATCCGCTATCGTTGAAACCAATGCCGTATTTGAACGTGATAGGGTTCGCCCGATTCAGGCTGGAGAAATCCCTGAAAATATTCTCTCTTTAGTAAAACCACATGTGGACAATCATGAACTAATCCTGGAGGCTGCCATTAGTATAAATAAAGAAAAAGCCTTAGAGGCATTCTTAAATGATCCTCTGATAAAGAATCAATGCACAAAAGAAGAAGCAAGCAAACTTCTTGATGATATGATTAAAAACACCTTAACCTATCTTCCGAGTGAATGGGCTGAACAAGTCTGA
- the cas4 gene encoding CRISPR-associated protein Cas4 yields the protein MTEYKEEDYLMLSGIQHFSFCRRQWALIHIEKQWDENVRTVEGNIIHQKAHNNMFDEKRKNIIISRGMPIYSNSLGTSGECDIVEFHKADDGINLVGEEGLYQVFPIEYKRGKEKEEDADRLQLAAQAMCLEEMLSCQIKEGYLYYHEIRRRTKVIVDNELRQKVYEMFIEMHQMFERKYTPKVKRAKRCNACSLKNICLPQLNSVSTVQEYMNRMLGEDNE from the coding sequence ATGACGGAATATAAAGAAGAGGATTACTTGATGCTGTCTGGAATTCAACATTTTTCTTTTTGCAGAAGGCAGTGGGCACTGATTCATATTGAAAAACAATGGGATGAAAATGTCCGTACAGTAGAAGGCAATATAATTCACCAAAAAGCCCATAATAATATGTTTGATGAAAAGAGAAAAAATATTATAATCTCCAGAGGAATGCCCATATACTCAAACTCTCTTGGAACTAGTGGAGAATGTGATATTGTAGAATTTCATAAAGCAGACGATGGAATCAACCTTGTTGGTGAAGAGGGTTTATATCAGGTCTTTCCAATTGAGTACAAACGTGGGAAAGAAAAAGAAGAGGATGCGGACAGACTTCAACTGGCAGCACAAGCAATGTGTCTGGAAGAAATGCTTTCCTGCCAAATTAAAGAAGGATATTTATATTATCACGAAATTCGCCGAAGGACAAAGGTAATCGTAGATAATGAACTTCGCCAGAAAGTCTATGAGATGTTTATCGAAATGCACCAAATGTTTGAACGCAAATATACACCAAAAGTAAAACGAGCAAAACGCTGCAATGCCTGTTCCTTGAAAAACATTTGTCTTCCGCAATTAAATTCAGTTAGTACGGTACAAGAATACATGAACCGTATGCTAGGGGAGGATAACGAATGA
- the cas3 gene encoding CRISPR-associated helicase Cas3': protein MESERIYPAHFRIEDETIQSVEEHLQAVSNLCGKYAAKLQFAETGRLLGLLHDIGKYSENFYQYITESIRKEIAGEEPVSKSVDHGKHGAMLVLERYHNGSKTQQALAEICALILCYHHGGLEDYISERLDIKLLTRCHWAEGKIQEEESFVQAKEQFSRRILSLRELDVMFCHAVEEYENYCKQQDKVPVNKKYSMHLLIKFLYSCLIDADRYDTYLFVRREKEEGEIDTEPLWEQFSRQLHVTEEKFRNQVANTPLEQTIKELRFGIWKECHQFGSKPEGIYTLTVPTGGGKTLSSLRFALNHAQKNKKTKIIYILPFTSIIEQNAEVVRDALHAENYLLEHHSNVSNPSSEKADELEYRQLLTERWTTPIIFTTMVQFLNTLFAGGTKNIRRLHNLTDTILIFDEIQALPVRCISLFNDAVNFLYSRCRNTILLCSATQPELSKVKHNIHVTGEIISDLSTKFQSFKRMEVIDARYEKIMSVAEAGEFVRELKASNESILLIFNTKKSASDVYCEIKRTLGEASCDYFFLSTNLCSAHRKQRIAKMKQELKEHKSLICVSTQLIEAGVDISFSCVVRHLSGMDSIAQASGRGNRHGSGEIKKTYVIRLEGEHLGSLEEIKLGENCTSGVLDEYRRNPEKFDSDLLSPATMKHYYYYLYHKNIIQEKMDFPVDAKHSIYEMLSEPNKRRDYECSTNVNYPFIFEYMFKKAGESFSVIDEYSEGILVPYGEGKSLIRELQTNSWYPSYDFIHRAQPYMVNISQTMRNKLVEKNALHFDKKSGVWMLEDRFYNDELGVVLEGGEMQFLDF from the coding sequence ATGGAGAGTGAAAGAATATATCCGGCACACTTTCGAATAGAGGATGAAACAATACAGTCTGTAGAAGAACATTTACAGGCAGTTAGTAATTTATGCGGAAAATATGCAGCAAAATTACAATTTGCAGAAACAGGAAGATTATTGGGTTTGCTGCATGATATAGGAAAATATTCAGAGAATTTTTATCAATACATAACAGAATCCATTCGTAAAGAAATAGCTGGTGAAGAACCAGTGAGTAAAAGCGTAGATCATGGAAAGCATGGAGCAATGCTTGTTTTAGAGCGCTATCATAATGGATCTAAAACACAGCAAGCCCTCGCCGAAATTTGTGCCTTGATTCTTTGCTATCATCATGGTGGTTTAGAAGATTATATATCGGAACGCTTAGACATAAAACTTTTAACGCGCTGTCATTGGGCGGAAGGAAAGATACAAGAAGAAGAGTCCTTTGTTCAGGCAAAAGAACAATTTTCTCGAAGAATATTGTCCTTAAGGGAATTAGACGTGATGTTTTGTCATGCAGTAGAAGAATATGAGAATTATTGTAAGCAGCAAGACAAAGTGCCTGTTAACAAAAAGTATAGCATGCATTTACTTATAAAATTTTTATATAGCTGTCTCATTGATGCAGATCGATACGATACCTACTTATTTGTTAGAAGGGAGAAAGAAGAAGGCGAAATAGATACGGAGCCTTTATGGGAGCAGTTTAGCAGACAATTGCATGTAACAGAAGAAAAGTTCAGAAATCAAGTAGCGAATACTCCTTTAGAACAAACCATAAAAGAACTTCGATTTGGTATATGGAAGGAATGCCACCAATTTGGAAGCAAACCAGAAGGCATATACACATTGACAGTACCAACGGGTGGGGGAAAAACACTATCAAGTTTACGATTTGCATTAAACCATGCTCAGAAGAATAAAAAGACTAAAATTATATATATACTGCCCTTTACTTCAATTATAGAACAAAATGCAGAGGTAGTAAGAGATGCGCTACATGCAGAAAATTACCTACTGGAACATCATTCCAATGTATCGAATCCATCGAGCGAGAAAGCAGATGAACTGGAATACAGACAACTGTTAACGGAACGATGGACCACACCAATTATATTTACCACTATGGTGCAATTTCTTAATACGCTTTTTGCAGGAGGCACGAAAAATATCAGACGGCTACACAACTTAACAGATACCATATTAATTTTTGATGAAATACAGGCTCTTCCGGTAAGATGTATTTCTCTGTTTAATGATGCAGTCAATTTTTTATATAGCCGCTGCAGAAATACGATTCTATTATGTTCTGCCACGCAACCAGAATTATCCAAAGTAAAGCATAATATTCATGTTACGGGAGAAATAATTTCAGATTTATCAACAAAGTTCCAATCTTTTAAACGAATGGAAGTAATTGATGCCAGATATGAAAAGATTATGTCTGTAGCAGAAGCAGGTGAATTTGTTCGGGAATTAAAAGCAAGCAATGAATCCATATTGCTTATATTTAATACGAAGAAATCTGCAAGTGATGTTTACTGTGAAATCAAACGAACACTAGGGGAGGCATCATGCGACTACTTCTTTTTAAGTACCAATTTATGTTCTGCTCATAGAAAGCAAAGAATCGCAAAAATGAAGCAGGAACTGAAAGAACATAAATCCTTGATTTGTGTCAGTACTCAATTAATTGAAGCGGGAGTTGACATTAGCTTCTCTTGTGTAGTTCGTCATTTATCCGGCATGGACTCCATTGCTCAGGCTTCTGGCCGAGGAAACCGCCATGGCAGCGGTGAGATTAAAAAAACTTATGTTATCCGGCTGGAAGGGGAACACCTAGGCTCTTTAGAGGAAATCAAACTAGGGGAAAATTGTACAAGCGGGGTTTTGGATGAATATCGAAGGAATCCGGAAAAATTTGATTCTGATTTACTGTCTCCGGCTACGATGAAACACTACTATTATTATCTGTATCACAAAAATATAATTCAGGAAAAAATGGATTTCCCCGTTGATGCAAAGCATTCTATATATGAAATGTTATCTGAACCAAATAAACGCCGTGATTATGAGTGTTCCACAAATGTAAACTACCCATTTATCTTTGAGTATATGTTTAAGAAAGCAGGAGAAAGCTTTTCGGTTATTGATGAATACTCAGAAGGAATACTGGTCCCATATGGAGAAGGGAAAAGTTTGATACGGGAATTACAGACAAACAGCTGGTACCCAAGCTATGATTTTATTCACCGTGCGCAGCCATACATGGTTAATATTTCGCAGACGATGCGAAACAAACTTGTTGAAAAAAATGCATTGCACTTTGATAAAAAAAGTGGAGTGTGGATGTTAGAAGACCGGTTCTATAACGATGAACTTGGTGTTGTTCTGGAGGGAGGAGAAATGCAGTTTTTGGATTTTTAA
- the cas8c gene encoding type I-C CRISPR-associated protein Cas8c/Csd1, with protein MSWMATLEETYRNMEKSSLFDSLLPIAHTTQQAHIEVTINELSEFVTANVIAKEDAETVIPSTEQSSGRAGSHPVNHPLMDKLQYVAGDYTLYGGEKGDSFHKKYMEDLRAWCQSEYANPKVQALCHYLEKGILIQDLVREKVLHCDENKKLYQSYPDKETEPEIFKRVTGNQSDAFVRFIVNGFPLDNESKAELWKDRKLQKDYINYYLSKREGKGLCYITGELQSLSVNHPSKLRNTGDMAKLISSNDMQGFTYRGRFLSADEAAGISYEASQRAHNALKWLVNDRGKNYGGRVFITWNPNMYEVPDIYDDSYDLIFGKAEKKPVQCTAEEFAEELGRYMNGYSGKISYYDRIAILGMDAATTGRMAITFYRESLKNELIENLGYWHSTCAWRHRYKFTKQKEVIEFYGAPAPRDIALAAYGIERSNYLEMEAKLEKNIVECLLHCIIDRAELPYDIVKAAYRNACHPQNYNNYFTWFKVVTISCALLRKYYLEREKEEWSMEVDYSKESLPYLCGRLLAVADVMERRTYSEDDKKRTTNAMRYFTKFMEHPCQTWETLNKLLPPYLAKHGEKAFWYQKLLGEISTKLEEQDFLEARNLDGRMLLGFYAQFHEMNQKHETEKTEEKKNEE; from the coding sequence ATGAGTTGGATGGCTACGTTAGAAGAAACATATCGGAATATGGAAAAATCGAGCTTATTTGATTCACTTCTTCCCATTGCACATACCACGCAGCAGGCTCATATCGAAGTAACGATTAATGAATTGAGCGAGTTTGTAACAGCAAATGTAATTGCAAAGGAAGATGCGGAAACAGTGATTCCAAGCACGGAACAATCTTCAGGAAGAGCTGGATCACATCCCGTCAACCATCCACTTATGGACAAGCTGCAGTATGTAGCCGGAGACTACACCTTGTATGGTGGAGAAAAAGGTGATTCTTTTCATAAGAAATATATGGAGGATTTGCGTGCATGGTGTCAGTCGGAATATGCCAATCCCAAGGTGCAGGCACTCTGTCATTATCTGGAAAAAGGTATTTTAATCCAAGATTTAGTACGAGAAAAAGTGTTACATTGTGATGAGAACAAAAAACTATATCAGTCATATCCGGATAAAGAAACGGAACCGGAAATATTCAAAAGAGTTACCGGAAATCAAAGTGATGCGTTTGTTCGTTTTATTGTAAACGGATTTCCACTCGATAATGAATCCAAAGCAGAGCTGTGGAAAGACAGAAAACTACAAAAAGACTATATAAACTATTATTTATCCAAAAGAGAAGGGAAGGGCTTGTGCTATATCACGGGAGAACTGCAAAGTCTTTCTGTGAACCATCCGAGTAAGCTTCGCAATACAGGTGACATGGCAAAACTCATTTCTTCTAATGATATGCAAGGTTTTACCTACCGGGGACGGTTTTTATCTGCAGACGAAGCAGCCGGAATCAGCTACGAGGCATCGCAAAGAGCCCATAATGCTCTTAAATGGCTGGTAAATGATCGGGGTAAAAATTATGGCGGAAGAGTATTTATCACCTGGAACCCAAACATGTATGAGGTACCGGATATTTATGATGATAGTTATGACCTGATTTTTGGTAAAGCAGAGAAGAAACCGGTGCAATGTACAGCAGAGGAATTTGCCGAGGAATTGGGGCGTTATATGAATGGATATTCCGGCAAAATATCCTATTATGATAGAATTGCCATACTGGGTATGGATGCGGCAACGACTGGGCGCATGGCAATTACCTTCTACCGGGAAAGTCTGAAAAATGAATTGATTGAAAATCTTGGCTATTGGCATTCAACCTGTGCATGGCGGCATCGTTATAAATTCACCAAACAAAAAGAAGTGATAGAATTTTATGGAGCTCCTGCTCCACGAGATATTGCATTGGCGGCATATGGAATTGAACGAAGCAACTATCTAGAAATGGAAGCAAAGCTTGAGAAAAATATTGTGGAATGTTTATTACATTGCATTATTGACCGTGCAGAGCTACCTTATGATATTGTAAAAGCTGCTTATCGAAATGCTTGCCATCCACAGAACTATAACAATTATTTTACATGGTTTAAAGTAGTGACCATTAGCTGTGCACTATTAAGAAAATACTATTTAGAAAGAGAAAAGGAGGAATGGAGCATGGAGGTAGATTATAGTAAGGAAAGCCTGCCATATTTGTGTGGAAGACTTTTAGCGGTAGCAGATGTCATGGAACGAAGAACTTATAGTGAGGACGATAAAAAAAGAACAACAAATGCAATGCGGTATTTTACCAAGTTTATGGAACATCCTTGCCAAACATGGGAGACATTGAACAAGCTGCTGCCTCCATACCTTGCGAAACATGGAGAAAAAGCTTTTTGGTATCAAAAATTATTAGGTGAAATTTCAACAAAATTGGAAGAACAAGACTTCCTAGAAGCAAGAAATTTAGATGGGAGAATGCTGTTGGGATTTTATGCCCAATTCCATGAAATGAATCAAAAGCATGAAACGGAAAAGACAGAAGAAAAAAAGAATGAGGAGTAA